A stretch of Coccidioides posadasii str. Silveira chromosome 2, complete sequence DNA encodes these proteins:
- a CDS encoding uncharacterized protein (EggNog:ENOG410PGVY~COG:T~BUSCO:5222at33183), whose protein sequence is MSSALSKRQQARHERTLQELIRSVPGNDRCADCEARNPAWASWNLGIFLCMRCAGLHRKLGTHISKVKSLSMDTWSQDQVDNMKRNGNAVVNKVYNPKHIKPPIPIDADEVDPAMERFIRKKYESKVLEDGKPKIPSREDPSYVTKHVEDSPPPLPPKPSKRFGFGFRSSSSHSGSNKSSPRRESFGSISQNSTLHSNKPSRSLGFSFNDPSGSLESKLAVLRNMGFPDDKRNATILKGLNGDVEKTIDALVRLGEGNGSTSRSRTPVLKTPTSAKFSDSYDPAGSSNPFDKVGSSSSRSSAGISINRRESHSTTSSSDEAAARKLASYNPFGVPPSQQNPTQTLEQSFQNLQVSQPLFPNMTGGYPSQQGQATYRHYQQSMTPPVTMASQSGFAVSPGSLNGSYNPFFQSSSAVDGVAGAVYPSQSQNLSPTNPFFSQAAPPNNFQLQLPDLRQPAQTSSTSEVFQLQHANTMPMMSTSSFDNPPQHQQPPPFPQSAPITPVHSTNMPFFQNPYAQQQQQYFQPQQPNRMDKSSILALYNFSKPPPTIPEQPQPQSQPDTVVPQTQQSTNPFPLPSSNQANSPQPPQPSTTGSRNPFFTSSNANTGLTNNPLGSDANSQPANPTYIRTHMSQESMDIGRAQSGRHSPDVFASLSARYG, encoded by the exons ATGTCTTCAGCATTGAGCAAGCGCCAGCAGGCTCGTCATGAGAGAACCCTACAGGAACTCATAAGAAGTGTCCCCGGAAATGACCGCTGCGCAGACTGTGAGGCGCGTAATCCTG CATGGGCAAGCTGGAAC CTTGGGATCTTCCTATGTATGCGCTGTGCAGGCCTTCATCGCAAGCTCGGAACCCATATTTCCAAAGTGAAATCATTAAGCATGGATACCTGGTCTCAAGATCAAGTGGAT AATATGAAAAGAAATGGCAACGCGGTAGTGAACAAGGTGTACAATCCAAAACATATCAAGCCGCCGATACCGATAGATGCCGACGAGGTTGATCCGGCAATGGAGCGTTTCATTCGCAAGAAATACGAATCCAAGGTCCTCGAGGACGGAAAGCCCAAGATCCCCAGCCGGGAGGATCCGAGCTATGTTACGAAGCACGTCGAAGACTCTCCTCCACCGCTGCCTCCGAAGCCAAGCAAAAGGTTTGGGTTTGGCTTCCGATCGTCCTCCTCACACTCTGGATCCAATAAGTCGTCTCCCCGCCGTGAATCTTTCGGCTCCATCTCTCAAAATTCGACGCTACACAGCAACAAGCCATCCCGTTCGCTGGGATTCAGTTTCAACGATCCAAGTGGCTCTCTTGAATCCAAACTAGCTGTGTTACGAAATATGGGGTTCCCTGATGATAAGCGGAATGCAACGATTCTCAAAGGTTTAAATGGCGACGTTGAAAAGACGATCGATGCATTAGTGAGACTGGGGGAAGGAAATGGATCTACTTCCCGATCCCGTACACCGGTCTTGAAAACGCCCACAAGCGCCAAGTTTTCCGATTCATATGACCCAGCCGGCTCGAGCAATCCATTTGATAAAGTGGGGTCTTCATCATCGCGAAGCTCTGCTGGAATATCGATTAATCGTCGAGAATCGCATAGCACAACGAGCAGTTCTGATGAAGCGGCCGCAAGAAAGCTCGCTTCTTATAATCCCTTCGGTGTTCCTCCATCGCAACAAAATCCAACACAAACGCTCGAGCAGTCCTTCCAAAATCTACAAGTGTCTCAGCCTTTGTTTCCAAACATGACTGGGGGGTATCCCAGCCAGCAGGGTCAAGCTACCTACCGGCACTATCAGCAGTCTATGACGCCTCCGGTTACGATGGCATCTCAGAGCGGCTTTGCTGTATCTCCCGGTAGCTTAAACGGCAGTTACAATCCATTTTTCCAAAGTTCTTCAGCCGTTGACGGTGTAGCTGGTGCTGTTTATCCGTCTCAATCACAGAATCTATCCCCAACGAATCCATTCTTTTCCCAAGCAGCACCCCCAAACAACTTCCAACTTCAGCTTCCCGATCTACGACAGCCTGCACAAACCAGCAGTACATCTGAAGTATTTCAGCTCCAGCATGCTAATACTATGCCAATGATGTCCACCTCTTCCTTTGATAACCCCCCGCAACATCAACAACCGCCACCGTTTCCCCAAAGTGCTCCAATCACACCAGTACATTCGACAAATATGCCATTCTTCCAGAATCCATACGcccagcaacaacagcaatACTTTCAACCACAACAACCTAACCGGATGGATAAGTCCAGCATCCTCGCTCTCTATAACTTTTCCAAACCTCCTCCAACTATTCCTGAACAACCCCAACCGCAATCTCAACCTGATACTGTCGTTCCCCAAACCCAGCAATCAACAAATCCCTTTCCCTTACCTTCAAGCAACCAAGCAAACTCGCCTCAGCCACCTCAGCCGTCTACTACCGGGAGTCGAAACCCTTTTTTCACCTCGTCAAACGCAA